The sequence CCTGGCGGAGTGGGTGAGCGATCGGCTATCGGCTGCTGAGTTTGTGAGCCGATGTGAGCTTCTATGTCTGCGCCTAGTTCTGGAACTAGAACCTTCCATATGATCGAAGCGGTCGCCGACCGTCTTGAGGGAGCGCCGCGTCAGCTTCGCCGACGCTGGTCGGACGAGGTCAAGGCGCAGGTTGTGACAGAGGCGCTGGAGCTTGGCGCGAGCGTATCGGCGATCGCCCGCCGGATCGGCATTCACCCGTCGCAGCTGTTCGCCTGGCGCCGTGATGCTCGGGCCGAGCGGCATTATCGCTCGCGGCCCTCGAGTTTGCGAGGGTGTGGTGGCTTCTGTGGCAGGCGCAGTGATCGAAATTGCGATTGGCGAGGTGGTCGTGCGCGCCGGCGTGGATGTTGACGAGGCGCACTTGCAGCGGGTGATCCGGGCGGTCCGTTCGGCATGATCCCCTTTGGTGTGAAGGTGTTCCTCGCCAGCCATCCAGTCGACTTCCGCAATTATGTGGAGCACGTGATTATGCAGAGTTGGCTGTAAGCTGATCGCAGTTTTTCCTTGCTATCAATAGCTTACACCGAAGCCGGAGGGTTCTGACTCAGCATAATTCGAGGTCTCCTTCGCTGTTTTAATGGCAACGAGAGGAGGCCGACGATGGCCAAGCCAAAACAAAGTCGCCGCATTTGTCAGCGCAGCATGGATGCGAGCGAACTCGCCCCGCTCGTAACGAGTTTGTGGCCGATCTACGGGCGCAGGGACATTCCTGCCTGACAGTGGGCGGCTACGAGGCTTCTGCTCGTCACTTCGCCTGCTGGCTCGTGAAGGCAGAACTCGCGATCGGCAATATTGACGAGGGTGCGCAAAGCAGAATGCCGGCGTGATCGGCATCGCTTTCTTTTGCGGGTCGAACAACGGCTCGAAGCCGCTATAGCAATCGGCTTGCAGGATGGCAGCGAAGGCGGCCAGATGCTTCTGGGGATGCGCGCCCCGTCGGTCGCTCGAGGCGTAATAGACCACAGCCGGCGGCGCCAGCCCACCGCCGGTCATCCCGCACATAATGAGATGGACGGTCCCCGCTCTGATAAGCTGCGAGAGTACCCCCAAGGAGGACAAGCTATGCCTATGATGACAATTGGGCTGGATATCTCAAAAAGTTGGTTCCAAATCCACTGGATCACAGAGGATGGGGAGATCGTTCGCAAGAAGCTTGCCCGTGCGAAGGTTCTCGATTTCTTTTCACGGCTCCCAAGTTGTTTTGTTGGTCTTGAGGCTTCCGTCGAGCTTCATGCTCGGCGATGGCACGGGCGCCGGCAAGGGCCGCCAGCATTATCCAGCTATTCACTGGTCGATCGGGTCACCTATATGTCGAACTCCGTTCAGCCCGCGGATCATGAACTTGAGGAAAGTCGTGCGAGATGGGCCGCGAAGTCTTGGTCCCTGTTGTGGAAATGAAAAGGACCAGCCAAACGCGATGCCTGTCACTTGATCTAGATCAGTGACGCGGATAGTGCCCCGTAGGGATCTCCGATCCGCCGGTGCAGCGCCGAGGTCAATATCGCGGAGACCATGATGCCTTCAATTTCCAACCAACCAGGATGGGACCCTTGGGAGGACACAGGCAATGGCGCCATCGCGGGCTGCGAGGGCCGAGCCATCATCTACGGTCATCTTGAACGACGCGCCGAACCACCTGAATCTGCCAGGCCAGTTGTCAGACCTCGCCGTTGACATGCAGGCCGGCGTGTCTGCGGAGGACTTTTAGAGAAGACTTCACACATATCGCCGGCCTGGGATGGGATCATGGCCGATCAGCTCCTGGTGCCTTGATCGGTTCACTTAGCAAAAAGGGGCTCCTACCGACGACGCCACTCCAGTCGCCTGATGAAGTAAGACAACACGCCTTCAACCTGGACGCCGCCGCCACCATTGCCCCTTTGTTCATCGAAGGCGGTCTCGGGACGCAAGAGATGGTGGTCCCGCCCACGGAAGTCAGTCCATGGCGTCCAAAATTTGCAAACGATCACGTAATTGCGGTCGGCGCTCGGGGCAGACAGCAGAGCTGGCCCCGCAAATTCGGACAGTAGCTTGAGTGGATTTTCTGCCTGACAGCGGCGAGGATTCTTGCTGCGAATCAGGAGCGAAGATGACGAAGAAGAGCCGCCGGACGCATTCTCCGGCATTCAAGGCGAAGGTTGCTTTGGCTGCGGTCAAAGGAGACAAGACACTGGCGGAGCTGGCGCAACTGTTTGATGTTCATCCGAACCAGATCACGATCTGGAAAAACCAGCTCCTGGAAGGCGCCGCCGGCGTGTTTGGGCATGACAAGACATCGGCCGAGACGCCGGTCGATTTGAAGGCGTTACATGCCAAGATCGGCGAGCTGGCGTTGGAAAACGATTTTTTGTCCGGCGCGCTCACCAAGGCGGGCCTGCTGAGCGCAAAGCGATGATCGACCGCGGTCATGATCTTTCTATCGTGCGCCAGGCGAAGGTCCTGAAGCTGGCTCGCAGCACGGTCTACTATGAACCTCGGCCAGTTTCGGCCGAGGACCTTGCCTTGATGCGTCGGCTCGATGAGCTGCATCTCGATTATCCCTTCGCGGGAGCGCGTATGCTGCGATCGTTGCTGCGGCGGGAGGGGGTATACGCCGGTCGCCGCCACATCGCGACGCTGATGAAGCGCATGGGGATCGAGGCGGTCTATCGTCGCCCGAACACGAGCAAGCCGGCTCCGGGTCACAAGATCTACCCGTACCTGTTGCGCGGATTGAAGATCGAGCGGCCCGACCATGCGTGGGCAATGGACATCACCTACATTCCGATGCGGCGTGGCTTCGTCTATCTCGCGGCGGTCGTCGATGTGTTCAGCCGACGGGTCCTGGCCCATCGCGTCTCGATCACAATGGAGGCGGCCTTCTGCGTCGAAGCGGTCCAGGAGGCGTTGGCGAAGCACGGCAGGCCCGAGATTTTCAACACGGATCAGGGCAGCCAGTTCACCAGCCTCGAGTTCACCGATGTGCTGCTGGACGCGAAGATCGCCATCAGCATGGACGGCAAGGGCGCCTGGCGCGACAACGTGTTTGTCGAGCGGCTCTGGCGCACGGTCAAATACGAAGAAGTTTATCTCCGCGCCTACGACAGCGTGTCCGAGGCGCGAGCGTCAATTGCCAAGTATCTGGCCTTCTACAATCAGGGACGCCCTCACTCGAGCCTTGACGGGCGCACGCCCGACGAGGCTTACTTCGGCACGCAAGCTATGGTGATGGCCGCATGACCGTCGCCGACGGTTTTGTCGTCGCTCTGGTCGGGCTACGCCCTCCCGACGCAACGACAAAACCGTAAAGCCCCGCGTTCAGCATAACCCGGCAGGAATCCACTTAAATCCAGCGGGGCGCTGTCCAAACAACCGGGGCCAGCTCTAGCTCCGTTATCGTCGAGCTCTCGCAATCAAGCGATTCGGAGGAGCTTGCATGTTTCGCGGGATCGTGAGCAGAGATTTCAGACGATCGTGAGTCACGGTGTGAATCTGCGTGGGGTCCGGACGCCGATCGGCGTCCCAAGTGGTGCCTGATTGACTTCGCGCGTGCGGGGGCAATGTTCGGTGTCGATTCACACTGGATCCGCCTCAACGTCTCGACCCGGTTCTCGTCAAAGACACGCAGCCGCTCGAGCTTGGGATCACGTCCCTCGCGCTCTGCCCGGCGCTGGATGACCTTGGCCGCGACGCAGATATGGGTGGTCGGCAGGACGTCCATCCCGCGCTCGGCCTAGGACCGTCCATCGACACGAATCTCGTGGCCGTTCAGGGCGAGATGCTGATTCTGCAGGTCGAGCCAAGCGTTGCGCTGCTCGAGGAACTCCTGCTTGGCGCCGGCCCCAAGCCGGTAGGCGATCTTGCCGGATTTCATGCGCAGCGGCTGCCCCGTCTTCACTGATGACCAGGACCCGCTTTGGCCCGAATCCGTCCGAGAGGCCGCAGCGTCGTCATGAGGTGGACATGCGGATTGCCCGGCTTATTGTGATAGACTCAGTCCGCGACCTGCCACGCGACAGCACCCGCTCGACCACGAACTGGAATGTTCAGGAGGAGGCAACAATGGCATTTTCCCTTATCGAGAGTATCGCAACGAGGTACCTTGCTTGATTGTCAGTTTAGAACGCTCTCCGCTTAGGCGTTTGTGTCGGACGAACGAAGTTGCGGCTGCGCGGGCGGCGGGAGAGCCATGCGCTGACGGTGTAAATTGTGCCGAAGACAGCGAAAGCGATCGACAGCAAAAAGAAGAATAGCATCGTTTGAACCCCTTAGTTGTTGAAGGTTGGTCTGGCTGCATGTGTGGACCGACGCGCGTTGTAAGCCCAGAGGCCAATCTCCATACGACGTGACGTAACGTCAGGTTCAAGCGCCGGGCGAGGGAAATGACGTCCTGGCGGTTCGTCTTCACCTGATCGCCCGACTTCCTTGGAATCAGCGATGGCGCGTCGCTGGCGATCTGATGACGAGCCACAGAGCTGGCCCAGCCCTATGCGGCGATTTGCTGACCTTTGAGGTTTGCGCTCTGGATGGGAGCTTCCGCTGGCATTTTGATGCCAGTCGATGGCGCCGGAGCAGATCGACCGCATGACGCAGCATTTGCAAACTTTGTTACGTGGTGTGATGGCCGATGCGGGGCAGCCGGTCGGCCGCATCGACGCAGGCATGCTTTCGAAGGCAGCCGAGCATCATCCGCCTCGGAAACTTCGCGCACCGAAGTTCAGTTCTTCAGCTCCGGCGGCAACCGATTCCATCATCGCACGTACGCGCTCGTTACCCATGCGCACGAGGGAACATCAGGGATATCGCTCAAGGGCTCGTCAACGGCAACCCATACACAGCCGTATCGCGTCTTGGCACGGAATGAACGCGCCTTCGCGTCGGGGATCGGCTGCTCGAATGGAAATTGCGGGATCATCAACAGCTCGTCGTCGCGATCATATTCCCAGCCGTGATAACCGCAGACGATATTGCCGTTGTTGCACCAGCCCTTCGACAGCTTTGCGGTGCGATGGCAGCAACGATCTTCGAGCGCGGCGGGCTCGCCGTTGGCATCGAGGAACAGGACGATCGGCTCGCCGAGCAATGTGAACGGCTTCGGCCCGTCCTTGAGATGATCGACCGGCATCAGCGCATACCAGAACCGGCGCAACACGGGCTGCTTGGTGCTCAACATGATGGTGTTCCCCCGAGCTTAGGCGGCCAGGCGCGTGACTACGCGCGCGGCATCGGCTTTGATCGTCTGCAGATCGAGCCCCGGAATGGCCCCGTCCTCGACGACGATCCGTCCGCCGACCAGGAGATAGCGGAGTTTGGGCGAGCCGCCGCAGGTCGCCGGCGCAATCAAGGGGTCGTGCATGCCGAAGTGCCAGGGCTCATCAAGACTAAAGATGCGATGTCGGCCTGTTGCCCGGGCGCCAGCGTGCCGACATGGGGCACGCCGAGCACGCGGGCACCGCCCGCGGTCGCCCAGCGGACGACATCCTCGGCCGTCACGACACCCGCACCCTTCACTGCGCGGTGGGTGTGCCAGGCGCTGTGCATTTCGCAGAGCATATCCGGCGCTTCATTGGAGGCTGCTCCGTCAACACCGAGCGAGACGGCACCACCGAGGCGCGCCATCGCGTCGGCGGGCGCGACGCCGGAGCCGAGGCGTCAGTTGGATTGCAGTCAATGCGCCATCCCGGTACCGGTGCTTGCGAGAATGTGCACCTCCTTCTCGTCGAGATGGACCAGATGCGCAAACCGACGGCGGCCCACTTCAATCGAACTGTCTACGAGCGGCTGAAGCCCAGTGAGTCCTACGTCATCGTGGCCGACGCCGCCGCCGTCGGGGCGGGCACGAGCGACGCCCAGTCTTTGCATCGGATTGAGTCTGCATCCGTTCGCGAGGAGGTGGAGGCGGCCGGCTTCGTACTGGACGCGGAAAGCACCATGCTCGCGAACAAGGACGATCCGCACTCGATCAAGGTGCTCGATCCCTCGACGAAGGGCGAGACCGATCGCTTTGCCTATCGGTTCGTGAAGCCCTGAAAGGTCCCCGGCGCCGATTTCATGTCGACCTCCCCACGGGGGCAAACAAGCCCCTCGAAGACATCGACGCAACTCTGCTTGCCGCCCGAAGTCGGCTTTGGATGGACTCGTCTGGTAGGTCCGCGCGACAATG is a genomic window of Bradyrhizobium elkanii USDA 76 containing:
- a CDS encoding IS3-like element ISRj2 family transposase (programmed frameshift) translates to MTKKSRRTHSPAFKAKVALAAVKGDKTLAELAQLFDVHPNQITIWKNQLLEGAAGVFGHDKTSAETPVDLKALHAKIGELALENGFFVRRAHQGGPAERKAMIDRGHDLSIVRQAKVLKLARSTVYYEPRPVSAEDLALMRRLDELHLDYPFAGARMLRSLLRREGVYAGRRHIATLMKRMGIEAVYRRPNTSKPAPGHKIYPYLLRGLKIERPDHAWAMDITYIPMRRGFVYLAAVVDVFSRRVLAHRVSITMEAAFCVEAVQEALAKHGRPEIFNTDQGSQFTSLEFTDVLLDAKIAISMDGKGAWRDNVFVERLWRTVKYEEVYLRAYDSVSEARASIAKYLAFYNQGRPHSSLDGRTPDEAYFGTQAMVMAA
- a CDS encoding MobA/MobL family protein: MKSGKIAYRLGAGAKQEFLEQRNAWLDLQNQHLALNGHEIRVDGRS
- a CDS encoding Rieske (2Fe-2S) protein; this translates as MLSTKQPVLRRFWYALMPVDHLKDGPKPFTLLGEPIVLFLDANGEPAALEDRCCHRTAKLSKGWCNNGNIVCGYHGWEYDRDDELLMIPQFPFEQPIPDAKARSFRAKTRYGCVWVAVDEPLSDIPDVPSCAWVTSAYVR
- a CDS encoding amidohydrolase family protein yields the protein MARLGGAVSLGVDGAASNEAPDMLCEMHSAWHTHRAVKGAGVVTAEDVVRWATAGGARVLGVPHVGTLAPGQQADIASLVLMSPGTSACTTP